One Danio rerio strain Tuebingen ecotype United States chromosome 9, GRCz12tu, whole genome shotgun sequence genomic region harbors:
- the vgll3 gene encoding transcription cofactor vestigial-like protein 3 isoform X2 — translation MSCLDVMYHHQSYGAHHYLPSTSAAAAAYKAAYLHHHHQQQQQQKKFSVFSRMQDSEEFPSHCGQNKQPGALKSRSEPELLPEEEQSSGEEDRCKDTLQPADAEYLSARCVVFTYFRGDIGDVVDEHFSRALSQNSAFSNDTKASRLNPGGPWKEGNSHSEGQTSSLPSSLWGSGYPSQSSPCVPSSHHDFPPSAAFHPADNGIWSSHSLAPPPSALTDSWHYSLGPQSGAGYPHVHEMYPHMHPRHPHPHAHHVLHHAHSPALDPRFNPLLLPGVRASCSPTSCTDTIKTELEPSSIPTPSWPASFHGSVDIYDTALEQDKAKASVWF, via the exons ATGAGTTGTTTGGATGTTATGTATCATCATCAGAGTTATGGAGCTCATCACTATCTGCCCTCGACATcagcggcggcggcggcgtacaAAGCGGCGTAtttacaccatcaccaccagcagcagcagcagcag AAGAAGTTCAGCGTCTTCAGCAGGATGCAGGATTCAGAGGAGTTTCCCTCGCACTGCGGCCAGAATAAGCAGCCCGGAGCTCTGAAGTCCCGCTCTGAGCCTGAGCTTCTGCCAGAGGAGGAGCAGAGCAGTGGGGAAGAGGATCGCTGTAAGGATACACTACAGCCCGCCGACGCCGAGTACTTGAGTGCCAGGTGTGTGGTCTTCACCTATTTTCGTGGAGACATCGGGGATGTGGTGGACGAGCATTTCTCACGCGCTTTGAGCCAGAACAGTGCCTTTAGCAATGACACCAAGGCCAGCAGACTTAACCCTGGAGGACCATGGAAAG AAGGAAACTCCCACTCGGAGGGTCAGACTAGCTCTTTACCTTCATCTCTATGGGGCAGTGGTTACCCGTCCCAGAGCAGCCCTTGTGTCCCATCGTCTCACCACGACTTCCCCCCCAGCGCCGCTTTTCACCCCGCAGACAATGGCATCTGGAGCAGCCACAGCCTCGCTCCTCCTCCTTCTGCTCTCACAGACTCCTGGCACTACAGCCTAGGACCACAGAGTGGAGCAGGATATCCTCACGTCCATGAGATGTACCCTCACATGCACCCACGGCACCCACATCCACACGCTCATCACGTGCTCCATCATGCCCACAGCCCTGCTTTGGACCCCCGCTTCAACCCGCTTCTGTTACCAGGCGTAAGGGCGTCCTGCAGTCCAACATCCTGCACCGATACAATAAAAACAGAGCTGGAGCCCAGCAGTATCCCGACACCGAGCTGGCCTGCTTCTTTCCATGGGTCAGTGGACATCTACGATACAG
- the vgll3 gene encoding transcription cofactor vestigial-like protein 3 isoform X3 — MSCLDVMYHHQSYGAHHYLPSTSAAAAAYKAAYLHHHHQQQQQQKFSVFSRMQDSEEFPSHCGQNKQPGALKSRSEPELLPEEEQSSGEEDRCKDTLQPADAEYLSARCVVFTYFRGDIGDVVDEHFSRALSQNSAFSNDTKASRLNPGGPWKEGNSHSEGQTSSLPSSLWGSGYPSQSSPCVPSSHHDFPPSAAFHPADNGIWSSHSLAPPPSALTDSWHYSLGPQSGAGYPHVHEMYPHMHPRHPHPHAHHVLHHAHSPALDPRFNPLLLPGVRASCSPTSCTDTIKTELEPSSIPTPSWPASFHGSVDIYDTALEQDKAKASVWF, encoded by the exons ATGAGTTGTTTGGATGTTATGTATCATCATCAGAGTTATGGAGCTCATCACTATCTGCCCTCGACATcagcggcggcggcggcgtacaAAGCGGCGTAtttacaccatcaccaccagcagcagcagcagcag AAGTTCAGCGTCTTCAGCAGGATGCAGGATTCAGAGGAGTTTCCCTCGCACTGCGGCCAGAATAAGCAGCCCGGAGCTCTGAAGTCCCGCTCTGAGCCTGAGCTTCTGCCAGAGGAGGAGCAGAGCAGTGGGGAAGAGGATCGCTGTAAGGATACACTACAGCCCGCCGACGCCGAGTACTTGAGTGCCAGGTGTGTGGTCTTCACCTATTTTCGTGGAGACATCGGGGATGTGGTGGACGAGCATTTCTCACGCGCTTTGAGCCAGAACAGTGCCTTTAGCAATGACACCAAGGCCAGCAGACTTAACCCTGGAGGACCATGGAAAG AAGGAAACTCCCACTCGGAGGGTCAGACTAGCTCTTTACCTTCATCTCTATGGGGCAGTGGTTACCCGTCCCAGAGCAGCCCTTGTGTCCCATCGTCTCACCACGACTTCCCCCCCAGCGCCGCTTTTCACCCCGCAGACAATGGCATCTGGAGCAGCCACAGCCTCGCTCCTCCTCCTTCTGCTCTCACAGACTCCTGGCACTACAGCCTAGGACCACAGAGTGGAGCAGGATATCCTCACGTCCATGAGATGTACCCTCACATGCACCCACGGCACCCACATCCACACGCTCATCACGTGCTCCATCATGCCCACAGCCCTGCTTTGGACCCCCGCTTCAACCCGCTTCTGTTACCAGGCGTAAGGGCGTCCTGCAGTCCAACATCCTGCACCGATACAATAAAAACAGAGCTGGAGCCCAGCAGTATCCCGACACCGAGCTGGCCTGCTTCTTTCCATGGGTCAGTGGACATCTACGATACAG
- the vgll3 gene encoding transcription cofactor vestigial-like protein 3 isoform X1, whose amino-acid sequence MSCLDVMYHHQSYGAHHYLPSTSAAAAAYKAAYLHHHHQQQQQQQKKFSVFSRMQDSEEFPSHCGQNKQPGALKSRSEPELLPEEEQSSGEEDRCKDTLQPADAEYLSARCVVFTYFRGDIGDVVDEHFSRALSQNSAFSNDTKASRLNPGGPWKEGNSHSEGQTSSLPSSLWGSGYPSQSSPCVPSSHHDFPPSAAFHPADNGIWSSHSLAPPPSALTDSWHYSLGPQSGAGYPHVHEMYPHMHPRHPHPHAHHVLHHAHSPALDPRFNPLLLPGVRASCSPTSCTDTIKTELEPSSIPTPSWPASFHGSVDIYDTALEQDKAKASVWF is encoded by the exons ATGAGTTGTTTGGATGTTATGTATCATCATCAGAGTTATGGAGCTCATCACTATCTGCCCTCGACATcagcggcggcggcggcgtacaAAGCGGCGTAtttacaccatcaccaccagcagcagcagcagcag CAGAAGAAGTTCAGCGTCTTCAGCAGGATGCAGGATTCAGAGGAGTTTCCCTCGCACTGCGGCCAGAATAAGCAGCCCGGAGCTCTGAAGTCCCGCTCTGAGCCTGAGCTTCTGCCAGAGGAGGAGCAGAGCAGTGGGGAAGAGGATCGCTGTAAGGATACACTACAGCCCGCCGACGCCGAGTACTTGAGTGCCAGGTGTGTGGTCTTCACCTATTTTCGTGGAGACATCGGGGATGTGGTGGACGAGCATTTCTCACGCGCTTTGAGCCAGAACAGTGCCTTTAGCAATGACACCAAGGCCAGCAGACTTAACCCTGGAGGACCATGGAAAG AAGGAAACTCCCACTCGGAGGGTCAGACTAGCTCTTTACCTTCATCTCTATGGGGCAGTGGTTACCCGTCCCAGAGCAGCCCTTGTGTCCCATCGTCTCACCACGACTTCCCCCCCAGCGCCGCTTTTCACCCCGCAGACAATGGCATCTGGAGCAGCCACAGCCTCGCTCCTCCTCCTTCTGCTCTCACAGACTCCTGGCACTACAGCCTAGGACCACAGAGTGGAGCAGGATATCCTCACGTCCATGAGATGTACCCTCACATGCACCCACGGCACCCACATCCACACGCTCATCACGTGCTCCATCATGCCCACAGCCCTGCTTTGGACCCCCGCTTCAACCCGCTTCTGTTACCAGGCGTAAGGGCGTCCTGCAGTCCAACATCCTGCACCGATACAATAAAAACAGAGCTGGAGCCCAGCAGTATCCCGACACCGAGCTGGCCTGCTTCTTTCCATGGGTCAGTGGACATCTACGATACAG